A single window of Ostrinia nubilalis chromosome 24, ilOstNubi1.1, whole genome shotgun sequence DNA harbors:
- the LOC135083649 gene encoding U1 small nuclear ribonucleoprotein 70 kDa-like: protein MAPPLRKWAVRRRRRLQVVLTFAEETEGMEHEMTQGTISGLRRDESRDPERPRQRPRQRPRQKTETRVQDKKSDKRPRPATQIKDRAKRLKHETKTRLSDKRPRQETESKVRDKRPRQETKTETYVARAIQGRDRGQRPTQTRDQTRDQTRDPDKRETEQRDRNTRPREDSVTRDRNRRLSREIRTKDPDKRP, encoded by the exons ATGGCGCCACCTCTGCGGAAGTGGGCGGTGCGGCGAAGGCGCCGGCTGCAAGTCGTTTTGACATTTGCTGAGGAAACTGAGGGAATGGAGCACGAGATGACTCAAGGCACCATAA GCGGTTTGCGCCGTGATGAGTCAAGAGACCCAGAGAGACCGCGACAGAGACCGCGACAGAGACCGAGACAAAAGACTGAGACAAGAGTTCAAGACAAGAAGTCTGACAAGAGACCGAGACCAGCGACCCAGATAAAAGATAGAGCAAAGAGACTTAAACACGAGACCAAGACAAGACTCAGTGACAAGAGACCAAGACAAGAGACTGAGTCAAAAGTCCGAGACAAAAGACCTAGACAAGAGACCAAGACTGAAACTTACGTTGCGCGAGCGATACAGGGCAGGGACAGGGGGCAGAGACCGACTCAAACAAGAGACCAGACAAGAGACCAGACAAGAGACCCAGATAAGAGAGAGACAGAGCAAAGAGACCGAAACACGAGACCAAGAGAAGACTCCGTGACAAGAGACCGAAACAGGAGACTGAGTCGAGAGATCCGGACAAAAGACCCCGACAAGAGACCGTGA